From Plasmodium malariae genome assembly, chromosome: 8:
TAACTATAACAATAGCTATAACTAAAACTAaaactaaaattaaaattataaagatgTAACTTTCTGTAAAGAACAAAACTATTCTTTGCATGccgaaaaaacaaattgaaCTGTGCATCATATTAAGATAGTTCtacataattaatatacatataacacATAACACGTAACGCATAAACATAGTATAAAACGCAGGAAGAAGGAGGAATAAATAcagtataattatttgtttgaAGTAGTAAAACAGATTAACATATAATCTGCCCCCCTTGAAgcagacaaaaaaaaaaaaaaaaaaagggagaaCAAATATATGCGCAGATAAAGACAcacacataaaataaaaacataataatgaaaaggcTACTTGTACTTTTTGctatttgtattttcataATGTGGACTAATAATGTTAAATCGTCCATATACACAAATTCTAAGAGAAAAAGACATTGgaatttaatgaaaagaaaCAATTTAAACAATGACAACAGAAGTAATTACAGCTTTCTAATGTTACATAaagaaaatgatgaaaaaacaaataatgatagtaataataacacaaagaaagaaaaggaaggagacgataataataacagtaataatagtaataatagcaatagtaataataatagcggTAGTAATAATGTTAGCGGACccgataaaaaaaatgcagaaaGCAATtctaacgaaaaaaaaaatgaggaaaataatgcaaatgaaaaaaaaaacgaggAAAATAATGCAAATGAAAAGAAACAAGAAGAAGATaattcaaatgaaaaaaaaaatgaagaaaatagttctaaacaaacaaatgaaTCTTTACCaccagaaaaaaaaattaataaagataATTTATTAGAATATGGTACACATGACAAAGATGGAAATTTTATTCCTTCCTATAAAACGTTAACAGATGAAATCCTTTCcataaataattctttgGTAATATCATTGAATTGatcatattaatatatatatatatatatatatatatatatattattacacaGCATTAATGCTACAGTAAATGTCTTTATTTATTGAGATAAAAAGTTACGTGGTACTAACTGCTCATTTTcgtatacatatgcacataatttgttaaatgaaatataatgtaCATTTAATAAGTGCTTATTTAGAACAAAAACGAAGGAAAAAACATTCTAAGATGAAGACCAACacatactatatatttatatatatatatatatatatacattttttaattccacTGCGCAGGAAAGAGCGTCAAATTACCTGAAAATAGGATGCTCACATATTTTGAAGACGTTAGAATTTATACCAGAATCGAAGCTATCCACACAGTATATAAAAGTAGATACGAAAAATGTGTACTTAAAAGATATTAGTACCGAATGtcaaaacatttttttttcaatagaaaaattaactaTGACCATAATTGTCCTTAATTCAAAGTTAAACAAGTTCATATACGTTTCAGATAAGtgatttcaaaaaaaaaaaaaaaaaaggaataaaaagagaaaaaataagaaaaaactCGAAGTTTTATATACGTAAGTTAAATTTTGTATCTTAGGCTTTTCCCCTTCTAAATTTTCTTATCATACCTAAGTATACcctttttctattaattatatttatttcaaacAGCTTATTCGCTTTTTTGCATGTATCACTACAAGTTTGCACAGATATAGGTATGcgtatatacacacatacatctCTATATACAGCTTTTTAAAATGCTTCTTTTTCCCACATCCATATGATTcaaatatgcatatgtttTTGGTGCTAAGAGGTGGATATAACCacttttgattttttttttttttatatttttttgcttttgatttttttatttttttttttgttttttttattttttcaaaaaggtgtatttaaatttatttttattattattcttcactaattttttttttttttgtatcgatttatgaaattataacTGTTATAGATTTTATATGATTTGAATGAATATTTAGCATTTtcattcataatttttaaaaaatgctCAAATATTTgaagttaaaattttttctttttttttcccctttttttgtaATGTCACATTCCTTTAAAaggtgtatatatgtatatgtacatacgtacatacatatatgcatatgtacatccttatacgcatatacttacttatttgaaaatgtacacattaaaaaatttcttattcgtaaaaaaaaacaaaagatgTTAAAAAATGGCTAAAAAAAGAGctaaagaaaatgaaaaaacactACAAAATTTTGCAACTTTCctcaaatataataatatatatatatgtatatatgtacatggcatgtttatatatgtaaggcACAGTATATATTCTCAGTTGTATTCTTgtgcatttttatttgcacgtatgtatgtgtagTCTCATATTTACCTAAAAAAAC
This genomic window contains:
- the PmUG01_08028200 gene encoding conserved Plasmodium protein, unknown function, producing MKRLLVLFAICIFIMWTNNVKSSIYTNSKRKRHWNLMKRNNLNNDNRSNYSFLMLHKENDEKTNNDSNNNTKKEKEGDDNNNSNNSNNSNSNNNSGSNNVSGPDKKNAESNSNEKKNEENNANEKKNEENNANEKKQEEDNSNEKKNEENSSKQTNESLPPEKKINKDNLLEYGTHDKDGNFIPSYKTLTDEILSINNSLERASNYLKIGCSHILKTLEFIPESKLSTQYIKVDTKNVYLKDISTECQNIFFSIEKLTMTIIVLNSKLNKFIYVSDK